The Pyxicephalus adspersus chromosome 1, UCB_Pads_2.0, whole genome shotgun sequence sequence ctgtactcaCCCGATCTTGAACTGCACGGGTGCAATCAAGTTGACGTAGCCGCTATTTGGGGGGAGGAGAAGAGAGCTAATCTCACTGTGAATGCGTGAGATCGgaatctctttcccctaggaggaaaaaagccccttctgggAGATtagggcatacgcagaaggagcagccagagccagtgagatacctatgtcacacatcctgggaggctctaaGCTTCCATTAAGTCCTGATCGCCGCTGCAcccaacagcaacattttttgtctacccttctatgaaatgtaaaaatgttgagtttaggtacgctttaactttgCAAACTCTTATACTTATTTCAAgccctcacaatatatattccAGCATTGTAAAACAAGTTACATAACATACTTAAACTTACTCTGGAAAGAAAAAATGCCAGATTCAACAGTTCCGTCCTGTTCTTCCCTAAAATTAGTGGAGGAATAGGCCTCCCTAACCCCCACCTCTATTCTTTTATATGTGGAATTCCATCTGACCAGAACTGTAGACTGGTACTACCACGGCTtcttgggagtttttttttttttatatataaacaagatCACTTAGTCCCTCACTATCAGTCATCCTGTGCCTCTATGTGTAAAAAGATGTAATTACTTCAGATAAGCCTACAGATTCATCTTTTATCTTTACCCTCTCCATTGCAGCACCACTAACTCCGAAGTTCCTGCTGCACAAAAAGCCGGTTCTAGGGTTAAGCTGGAAATCCCTTCCTTTCCTATCCAATAACACCCTCCCCCCTTATTTTCTAATCTGTAATACTCTCCTGCTCTTATCACGCCTTTTTGGGTAAGTGAGACTTTTTCCCCCCTATACTTACAAAATAGAAAAGGTCACCAGAGAACAAGCATctactgcatttattttattgataagctTTGTTTGGTCCGcgcattgtaatattttatgccttttattgataaagaattaaaaaagaactCTACTTTCctgctttaacatttttgtaacgCTGAAGTCATCTCCTAGTGTTGAACGGGCCTGGTTAAACTCAGCTGCAATACATGCGGGTATCTGAAATAGTAAACATTTTGTCTCATTTAACAATTTCAGAAATATTCATAAGCAGTTATCTAACATACATCTTAGAAGACTCAAGTGTTATGCAAGCTCCACATGCTTACATGTAACTGACACAGTCTGCCTTAAATACAAAACATAGGGAAAATAGGTGAAAAATTGTTTTTCCCACATCAAAAGGTTTTAGCTTACGGACATATATACTGCAAATGAAGCCACATGAATCAAATGTACACTGCATGCACTAAAGTACTAAAGGTAAATAccaccacataaaaaaaaaaaaaaaaaacacaatcaagaGAAACACCTAGAAATCAGTGAAGTTTATTATAACCATTGTTGTCCTCCAGACCTGTGGTCTGCTATAGCAAAAACACCCAGTGACATGTATATAGTAGAGTTTTCTGCAAATTACATGTGTATATTGGCTTGCAGAGGGGTGAGTTGTAAAACCACTTGGTAAAGATGATCGTCTGGGAGCTGGATCATTCACAGAAAAAACCTAAAGTGAATATACACAAGGCTTAATAAAACAATTTGCTTTCTAGTAAGTGATACAGCAACACTAATGCACTAAGGAAATCTAgaattttgttttagtattgtaTGGAGCAGTATTCACTTCACTTCCAGTCCTACAGACACAGAAATGATAAACGTTGTCATCCTACAAGCTAAAACAGGTATATGCATCAGAATACTTTCCCTCATCTATTGGTCTGCAACACATGCTCTAATGCAGTAATCGCCAACTGCGCTACTGtgcccccaggatgtttagcaagttGGTCTCAGCCTACTATGGGAgatgggggtgcactggccaggaattttttttccgTGGACCACCGATTAGCAACCAATGCTTTAATGTATCCATGAAGAACAGGCATTATCCCCCAGATTGCTTTGAGCCCCTAaaaagaagtgattgtgtaaaaaaaaaaaaagaaaaaaaaaaaaggctttagttcctcacatttttatacaatctttttgttcatcccactgaattaaagctgaaagtctgcagttcaactgcatctgagttgtttcattcaaaattaattgtggtaatgtacagaaccaaaattagagaaaaattgtctgtccaaatatttatggacctaactgtatgcagAGGTTATCATCATTactattaacagtatttataaagcgccatcatattacgcagtgctgtacattacataggggttgcaaatgacagatatacagacagtaacacagaaggaggagagaaccctgcccccaagagcttacaatctaggaggtgggggtagtatcacacaataggatgtaGGATATgaattggtgggaagtagtgggggttttaaaaGACCAAAgttttgaaaagatggattttgagcgaggggaaagtaggagcaagttgaatTGGActagaaagaccattccagagtcagggcagctctagaaaagtcttggaggggTGCaagtgacaaggttatgagtgggCAAGTTataagtaggtcattggatgagtGTAGAGaacagctaggggtgtatttttctaccaggtcaaaaaggttaagtgggacaaaagctgtggagggatttgaaggcaaagcacaggagcttacgtttgattctaaggtgaaatagaaaccaatgaagagaactacaaagaaggCAGCAGGAGAGGAGTGGATGTTTAGCTGCAGCATtaatgatagattgtagaggaaagactCCGGTaagtggaatactagagaggaggatgttacagtagttcagatgagggataagagcctgtacaaggagtttggtggtctctgcggTCATgtaaagtgacaggacctggaaatgttctgaatatggggggtaaaggagagggcagaatcgaaggtgatgccaagacaacgaaTAACAATGTTATTACCAGTTAGAAATAGTTCGGGGGGAGaaatgttctgttttatccaggttgagtttcagaaacatGTCAGCCAACCATGAAGAGATGgtcaacaggcagcatgaaactgtatccaggactgagggagacaagtcaggggtagacagatagatttgagtgtcatcagcatatagatgatactgtaaaccaaaggaggatatgagaataCTGCGTGGGCCAGATTTCCTCTACTGCAAGGTCAGGGGTTAGCAGTATGGGGGTAGCAGAagatggcaggggcaactttatcaaTTGTATTTAGTTTGAAAATTATTCTATTGGCTTACAAGTATATGAATCATACATATTCATTAATGTcctgtgcaaattttttttacctagtggaatttattttcttaaaagttTACTTTGAGCTTTATATTTGCCACTTTTTACTTAGTATAACCAAAATGGTTATGCTCCTACCTATTGTTGTTGAGTATTAAACATACCTGTAATTAGTGTGTTCTTTTATgttgatttaattatttttgtgataCACAATAAATCttatacatgtatgtaaataaatgtaatgatacaCAGCCCCATTGAAAGCCCCAATGTGTAAAACATCCCGTCAGTCAAATCTTTGTTTAGCTGTGCAGGCGCAGTTTACTTGGGCTTGGTTTAAACTCTAGGAAGGCTTTATTGGTCTCCCACATTCAGTATATGCTCATCTGGGTCTTAAGCTGCCTACCACATTATTTAGCTTCGTTGTAGTTTATAGAtgtttatgtttttctaaaatactCAAACAATGCAGTGCACAGAGGATAGTacctctttaaaacaaaactaaacctaGCCATTATTAGCAAAGTCATTGCCAATAGTGGAAATGCCTGTTCTCTTTCCTGAagacaaaaaaactgaaatgtattacTAACTAGGGCATTCTTGATTGAACATAGACAGATAAGTTTTTTTATCCCCCATCAGGGTAGCATTTAGTTTGGCAATGGGTACACGGCATTTATGTCAGGTATATGAATAATATCAGGGAGATGTTGGTCATTCACTTGGACATGCACCCATCAACCAGTGAATAGCGTCGTTAAGCTAAATGATACTCTAGCTGGCAGCTATATTGNNNNNNNNNNNNNNNNNNNNNNNNNNNNNNNNNNNNNNNNNNNNNNNNNNNNNNNNNNNNNNNNNNNNNNNNNNNNNNNNNNNNNNNNNNNNNNNNNNNNNNNNNNNNNNNNNNNNNNNNNNNNNNNNNNNNNNNNNNNNNNNNNNNNNNNNNNNNNNNNNNNNNNNNNNNNNNNNNNNNNNNNNNNNNNNNNNNNNNNNNNNNNNNNNNNNNNNNNNNNNNNNNNNNNNNNNNNNNNNNNNNNNNNNNNNNNNNNNNNNNNNNNNNNNNNNNNNNNNNNNNNNNNNNNNNNNNNNNNNNNNNNNNNNNNNNNNNNNNNNNNNNNNNNNNNNNNNNNNNNNNNNNNNNNNNNNNNNNNNNNNNNNNNNNNNNNNNNNNNNNNNNNNNNNNNNNNNNNNNNNNNNNNNNNNNNNNNNNNNNNNNNNNNNNNNNNNNNNNNNNNNNNNNNNNNNNNNNNNNNNNNNNNNNNNNNNNNNNNNNNNNNNNNNNNNNNNNNNNNNNNNNNNNNNNNNNNNNNNNNNNNNNNNNNNNNNNNNNNNNNNNNNNNNNNNNNNNNNNNNNNNNNNNNNNNNNNNNNNNNNNNNNNNNNNNNNNNNNNNNNNNNNNNNNNNNNNNNNNNNNNNNNNNNNNNNNNNNNNNNNNNNNNNNNNNNNNNNNNNNNNNNNNNNNNNNNNNNNNNNNNNNNNNNNNNNNNNNNNNNNNNNNNNNNNNNNNNNNNNNNNNNNNNNNNNNNNNNNNNNNNNNNNNNNNNNNNNNNNNNNNNNNNNNNNNNNNNNNNNNNNNNNNNNNNNNNNNNNNNNNNNNNNNNNNNNNNNNNNNNNNNNNNNNNNNNNNNNNNNNNNNNNNNNNNNNNNNNNNNNNNNNNNNNNNNNNNNNNNNNNNNNNNNNNNNNNNNNNNNNNNNNNNNNNNNNNNNNNNNNNNNNNNNNNNNNNNNNNNNNNNNNNNNNNNNNNNNNNNNNNNNNNNNNNNNNNNNNNNNNNNNNNNNNNNNNNNNNNNNNNNNNNNNNNNNNNNNNNNNNNNNNNNNNNNNNNNNNNNNNNNNNNNNNNNNNNNNNNNNNNNNNNNNNNNNNNNNNNNNNNNNNNNNNNNNNNNNNNNNNNNNNNNNNNNNNNNNNNNNNNNNNNNNNNNNNNNNNNNNNNNNNNNNNNNNNNNNNNNNNNNNNNNNNNNNNNNNNNNNNNNNNNNNNNNNNNNNNNNNNNNNNNNNNNNNNNNNNNNNNNNNNNNNNNNNNNNNNNNNNNNNNNNNNNNNNNNNNNNNNNNNNNNNNNNNNNNNNNNNNNNNNNNNNNNNNNNNNNNNNNNNNNNNNNNNNNNNNNNNNNNNNNNNNNNNNNNNNNNNNNNNNNNNNNNNNNNNNNNNNNNNNNNNNNNNNNNNNNNNNNNNNNNNNNNNNNNNNNNNNNNNNNNNNNNNNNNNNNNNNNNNNNNNNNNNNNNNNNNNNNNNNNNNNNNNNNNNNNNNNNNNNNNNNNNNNNNNNNNNNNNNNNNNNNNNNNNNNNNNNNNNNNNNNNNNNNNNNNNNNNNNNNNNNNNNNNNNNNNNNNNNNNNNNNNNNNNNNNNNNNNNNNNNNNNNNNNNNNNNNNNNNNNNNNNNNNNNNNNNNNNNNNNNNNNNNNNNNNNNNNNNNGAGTGTGCAGTGGACAGCACCGACCTGAGTTACATCCCCGGTGTCTCCGTCAGAGATTTTGAGCTATAAGCTGCTGACCTGAAGGCTTCAGACATGTGGGTGAATAAGTTCAAGTCACTGAATGAAGATTTGGAAAGACTTGCACGACAGCAAGCAGAGTTGGTGAGCAAACACAAgtggagagaaatgaaaaaaacttcAACACGCGGACCAGCTGATTGTCAAAACTTGGAACGCGCTTCCCGTCACATACCACACACTGCAGCGTGAGTATTGCTGTACTGACAATGTTTGGCTCTACGTATGCATGTGAGCAGTCTTTCTCACATCTAAAAAACATTAACACCAACCTACGATCATGTTTAACGGATGGAAGTCTCAACGCCTGCAAGAAAGTTAACCTCACAACGTATCAACCAGACTACAAAGCCATCAACAAAACCATGCAGCACCAGAAGTCACATTAAAGGTAAgtactttattcattcattcattggttagcaacagcataacataaaatgcacacatttacttggatttagttttaaacatattgtatggctctcaccgaattacattttaaaatatgtggtgTTTATGGCTTTCTCAGCCAAAAATGTTCCTGACTCCTGCTCTAGTCATACAGTAAGCATTTCAAAGAGGTCATACAGGAGGTTCCCAAACTATACAaatgctgtatataaaataaatgtgcttaatattaataacattataCCACAAAAATAGGTTATAGTTTTTAAACATAGGGGAACTAGGAGacgttttttttaaacatattaaaattttacaaaaaagcaaCTTACATTTGTATGGTTGTAGTTGTTCAAAATAGCACCATTCTCTTCATCTTTTACTCCATTACTTAGTCCCATTGAGTTATTACATTGAGAACCTTTAGAAAAACATGGAAAGTGGTAACATCACAGAAAGGCtagataataaatcatttttttcatcacaATGTAACAAATCAAATTATTTGAGGTCTTTATGTAGACAGCAAGTGAAAAACATGCACGTATATTCactctatctaaaaaaaagtccagttATTTACTTTATTAACCCTATTTCCTCCAGTTTTTAATATAATCTCAACTGCTATCATACAGGGTTACAgaaaacattgtaatataaaCAGAAGAGCTGTAATGCAAGTAAGTACCCAGGTAACATGAACAGAATgacataaataacatttattaaaaccgAGGAAGTGTACTTCTAATAAACATGGTGACCCCTGGATGACAGTCTAATTGGAGTGGGAGGCTAGTGGTCTCTAGAACAGGATGACCATTTTAGCGGATTACCAATGGCCAACAAACTGATTTACACCcaaatatagaaaagaaagacTTTGCCCAGgaaattaacaacaaaaaaaaactcttaggGCAAGGACCAAAGTCTACCTAAAAGTAAGTTCAATGGTACACCTCTGGGACCAGTTCCAGAAACCCAGATGATGGGTTAGAAAAACAACTTCAGGTTCAAGGTCCATTCACATTTTGACAATTACTGAAGAAAAAGGGTACATGGAAAACCTATCACCAGTATTGCAACAGAGCCAGGACTAGTGCCAGAACTTTGGCTAAGTAGAGGCCAACGTTAAGGATCATAGATTGATATTCAGAGGGCACAAGAGCAAAACCAAAGGTTTGGTTGGTAGGCAGGTGAGAGGGGGTCTGTAAGAATGCTCATGCTCGCTTGTAAGACCCAAGACTAGCAGAGCCTGGTTCAAAACAATCAGCCATTGccgattgaaaaaaaaaaaaatcacagcaaaaaCTAAAACTTGCTGGTCGAGAGAACGGTTAAGAGAGGTTTTACCGCAAAGGGTTGTCTGCTGTAAggcaaagatacatttttttatccatttgtgTGCCTGTGGCTAAGGTAacggttctttttttttcaattcttttagtttttgtttcaCCATCATGGTagtctattttcatttttttgccatatttcaATAGtgttgtttaacctcctgggcggtaaccccgagtttgacacagggtagaaaaaaagatgctaaaagcggtaactccgagtcacactgggggtaggtaaaccaatgggaaaaaaacagtaattcGAGTCTTACCTGANNNNNNNNNNNNNNNNNNNNNNNNNNNNNNNNNNNNNNNNNNNNNNNNNNNNNNNNNNNNNNNNNNNNNNNNNNNNNNNNNNNNNNNNNNNNNNNNNNNNNNNNNNNNNNNNNNNNNNNNNNNNNNNNNNNNNNaaaaaaaatacctgtattgaatgcaatacagtggatttatatgtgtaaaagcggtacattatattgtaataacatttattttacagtaaattgtaatagtttgagtatatttttttttaattttcaaaatgtaatgttttttgtgaaaaacaatgtaccgcttttagacctataaatccagaaatgaaccgctcaggaggttaaaacaggggtcgccaacctttcggatctcagggaccactaaattctAAATTTGAAATCCCGTGAACCAccattatgaatttttaaaaaaaaaataaatacatttgtaaaataatggtcAGAGATAAAACAATGGTCATTTTAATTATATGAAATGcacctaataaatataacattataaacgcttatgtaatcATAACCAAcaattacaaacaaacaaaatacaattgaACAAGCTTTAAAGATTAACAGAtctattaaagttattttaactcttacaaaataaataaagcttattCAAGTATTACAGATTTGAGTGGGATGTTTGTTCctgcttgtttaaaatatgtttatggaTTTTTGGCTCTAGTGATGTTACTGCAAGACGGAGAGTTGATTTTATTTCAATCCAAGACTGGTACCGTTTTTTAATTGCTGTGACTGTTGAAAATGTCTTTTCAGACAAATAGGTTGttgaaaattgaataaaaattttcATTGCTTTATCGCTCAGCAATGGGTATTCACTTTTTATGGAGAGCCAAAAATGAGATCTTGATCAGGATgactggaatttagctttaagacCTTCGTCAGATGATAGATCAATGAGGTTTTCTTTTTCGTTCATGCATAAATTGGTATCTCCAATGTTTGCTGCAAATGGATCCATTATCCACACATTGCCATGTCTGTGATGTTCTTCCTTTGGGTAATAACGACCAAATGATTCTGTGAGTGAGTGTAGGTGCTGTTTAACAATGGTTACCACCTGCCGGTTGACATCCTTCCCTTTCATATACTCAtcaaaatttgaaaacatttgcagatctTCTTCAGCCAACCGCATTTGccacagaaatattttcttttgaaaagcaTCCATTTTACCTCGTAGTGTGAACATGTCCTTAAGTTGTCCTTGCAAGGATATGTTTAGTTTACTCAACAGTGGAAAAATATCTGCCAGGTATGCAAGCTTGGCTACCCACTCATCATCGGACAAATGTTcttgaaatttaaaattattttgctgctggaaaaaaaatttgactttctCGCAGGGCGAACAGTCGGATTAGTATGTTGCCCCTCGAGAGCCATGTTATCTCAGCCTGAAAAAGGCGAGTATACTGGGAACCCATTTCTTCACAAAGTGCCTCAAATATTCGAGAACTGAGCGATTTGGGTCaaatttcatttataattttaataacatCCTGGGGGTTCTGGGGACGTTTTCTTTGCCGCAAGTTGCTCACAATGTATAATGCAGTGTGTAGACAAAATGTCTGGGTGACcaaatttttttacctttgcaaaaAATCCTGAAAGATGTCTAGTCATGTTTGCGGCACCGTCAGTATATATatcccaatacatttttttcaatcaattcCATGTTCCAGGAAATACCTACAATTAGGTGCTTTAAAAATCTCAGAGCTAATTGTTCTACTTAGCAAGCTGAGCTAACAAAGTAGTTCTTCCTGTAACTCCCCTTCAACCTCAACCCTCACAAAACAAAGGAGACGTGCCTTGTTACTTATGTCTGTTGAATAAAATGGTGAATTGTTCACCATTTCTATAACTTGATTTTCAAAATCTTCAGCCATGTCTTCAATTCTGTGCTTGACAGTGTTAACAGACATAGGAAATTTCTTTCAGTTTCTGGACAGCCTACTTTACCTCTTCACAGGCTTGTAACATGCAAGGTTTTATTAATTCTTCTCCAATGgtatatgacttttttattttatgatctgAAGTGCAGATCAGATAAGAAGCCTTTAATAGGGACTTGTCTTGAACAGtcatttttgttaaaacaatTACTTGCTTTTGAATAAAATCACACAGTTTTTGAAAATATTCAAGTggtttcttaagctgcgtacacacttgcaatttttgtgaaagatcctttccaacgacaagggagtgcacgatgcatgaacggtgctgtacatacagcaccgttcatgctctatggagaggggagggggagagcgacggagcggcatcctgctgcgcgctctccccttccctttcattggaatcggctgtcgtccatcgtccgtggatccggcaggtcggtcgtccggacgatggatgacaccgactgtacacacggcagattttcgcccgataattggccgatgacgattatcgggcgataaaaatctgaggtgtgtacgtagctaaatcagttttaaaaacaatgtgTCATTATACCTGGAAGGATTACAGAACGATACAAAGCAGCAAGTCTATACTAACAACTCCAGTTGTGCTCAGTCAGAAAGCCTGCCTCATGAATAATGAAATACGCCACGCACAggagaaaaaacttcccccaaagCAACGTGTGCAGTGGAGGAGGAGCCACACGCCACTCACAGGGGAAGAACCTTCCCCTAGAACTACATGTGCAGTGGATTCTACTACAAACGtaactctgagggaagtttcttcgcCTGTGAGTGACGCATGGCTCCTCTACTAAGTAGAGGAGGAGATATTCGTCACtcacaggggaagaaacttcccccagagtgacgtgaaGATGCTGGAACCCGCCTACTTTCATCGGAGAGCCAGACTGTCATTCGGGTGAGTTTAATCGGCCAACCCGGTGTGGACCATTTAAATTTTcctgtggaccaccggttggcgaccgctggtttaaagAGCACAAAGAAACATCTAGTAACCTAAATATGAATGGAGCAGCCTGCACCTACCTTCATCATCACTGTCTGAATACTGATCCTGATGAGCATCTCCATTTTCTTGGAGTCGTATTTTTTCCAGCAGCTGCTGTAGCTTCTTTTCATAAACGCCTCTAGTACTAGCTGTAAAAGGAAATGTGACAAAATAATCTAATATAATTATTGCGAGTGATCTCactatgcaagtaaaaaaaagcacacacacttctcttctgaagggagaagTTTCCCCTGTCCTGGGCTACACACTTATCTTCTATTAGTTTTACTCCAGTGATAGGAGGGGAATATAGTCTATGGTGCCAATTGTttatacccaaaacattttttttttttttttttggtttacgtTTTGGATAGATTGAGAAAAGGTTTTATCCCTTATCTAGGGCTCTATTAGACAGGTTTCAGATAATGTCTTGCTCTTGCATCAATTATTTGCcagaaagtaaaagaaatctGTTTTATATTCAATTTAGGGAAGAGGCCtagaaaataaatttgcaaataacaaatacatttaagagGATAAATAGGAAATACACGTTCATGagaaaataaatgtcaatctttgggaaaaaatttgacaaaaaagtttaagaaacaaTTTGAAAGATTAATAGTTAAGGTATCTCGGGCATATTACTTTTGTGTCCCACAAAATTGTGTTGGTATGGTTTCCATTTAAGTTTGTCAAGCTAGCTAGTTTGTGCCTTTTTTTCCTGTAgttttcattatttgcatttatccACCCATTTTTGTTGGTGTCCAGGAAGTCAAGAACCTGATAAAATGTACTGCATCTCTCTTTACATACTGTGGTTAGGCTATCTCATTTGGATCCATTAAATTAATCACATTGTAACATCTATCCTGTAAGAATAAACCTCTTCAAGATTTTCAGTTGTGTCTTCTATTGAGTCGCCCATCTGTGGACACTTATGTAAGTTACTGCTATGCCACTGCAGCTTGACAGTatagaaatcaattactgccatttaaacacatagtCCTGGTAGATAATTCTCTGTTTATTAAATAGAGCCTTAAATGTGTATTCTTCTATTAAGCTACAATTTAAACTATGTATGTATActatgtcatttatttataaaatgtatttaaatagcaataataaattataactgCATTTTTAATGTTACACTTCTAAAAAGTTTTAGGAACATGCTGCAGAAGATTAATACAACACTCCCTACACAACAGTTCTGTAAAAGTATGATAGGCATACGTAAAATGGGTCCGGGATTGACCCCATGTTTCAGCAGCTGTTCTTTGAGCTCCGTGTTGCTCAATCTTTTTACATCCATTTGTCTGAGGCAGTTTTCCTGGAAGTCTTCAAGTTCtaaaagctaaaaaagtaaagaagtcTTGAGTTAAAAGCAAATCACAAAGTCAGAAACACTTATTGTTCAGTAGGACAAGTAAATGTAAACTATGTAAATACTAATATAATGGAggcattatattaaaaaaaacaaagaaaaatattttataccatTTAGATTAGCATAGCAGTAACCTTTTAAAGATCACTCCTTccgtgtcactgtttgtattcgtctgtcatttgcaacccctatttattttacagcgctgcgtaatatgttggcgccgtATAAattctattaataataatcacataaaataccaaaacattgaaatgaaaaaatagcTTTACAAAAGTCAGAGTTGATGCATGACATATAATATTCAGtaaggtttagaaaaaaaatacacatgatataacaattgttttttaaaatatatacccattttgtttttctaacatGTAGTTGAGTTTTCTTACTCACATTTCCAAAACACACCTACAAAATCAAATTTCAGTAAATGtaacatcagttttttttcctgcacagctAAGCATTTAGTTCATATACCTTCTCTTGTTGGCAAATTATAAAATGCCTTACATTTATTCTGTTCATGGGTGTCAGTAGGATTCCACTGTGAATGAGAGCTGAAAAATATAAACCATGTTCTTTAAAGCAGCACTGCTTTACTAGACC is a genomic window containing:
- the LEMD1 gene encoding LEM domain-containing protein 1 isoform X4, translating into MDVKRLSNTELKEQLLKHGVNPGPILPSTRGVYEKKLQQLLEKIRLQENGDAHQDQYSDSDDEGSQCNNSMGLSNGVKDEENGAILNNYNHTNIPACIAAEFNQARSTLGDDFSVTKMLKQSGDAPSDFSELLSQSALGMSATRRKPIKGAAGRPIQFQYDDIVKRAKMKEQSKEIQEEKKKQRLVSIPMQITIFVLVAFIVLVLLTMESSPENPFEPLTAEDTKLQQPFTAL
- the LEMD1 gene encoding LEM domain-containing protein 1 isoform X2 is translated as MDVKRLSNTELKEQLLKHGVNPGPILPSTRGVYEKKLQQLLEKIRLQENGDAHQDQYSDSDDEGSQCNNSMGLSNGVKDEENGAILNNYNHTNVFSVNDPAPRRSSLPSGFTTHPSASQYTHIPACIAAEFNQARSTLGDDFSVTKMLKQSGDAPSDFSELLSQSALGMSATRRKPIKGAAGRPIQFQYDDIVKRAKMKEQSKEIQEEKKKQRLVSIPMQITIFVLVAFIVLVLLTMESSPENPFEPLTAEDTKLQQPFTAL
- the LEMD1 gene encoding LEM domain-containing protein 1 isoform X1; this translates as MDVKRLSNTELKEQLLKHGVNPGPILPSTRGVYEKKLQQLLEKIRLQENGDAHQDQYSDSDDEGSQCNNSMGLSNGVKDEENGAILNNYNHTNVFSVNDPAPRRSSLPSGFTTHPSASQYTHIPACIAAEFNQARSTLGDDFSVTKMLKQMDRRSSLGQALGNKNKDGKNWTSNGQSGDAPSDFSELLSQSALGMSATRRKPIKGAAGRPIQFQYDDIVKRAKMKEQSKEIQEEKKKQRLVSIPMQITIFVLVAFIVLVLLTMESSPENPFEPLTAEDTKLQQPFTAL